The following proteins are encoded in a genomic region of Triticum dicoccoides isolate Atlit2015 ecotype Zavitan chromosome 1B, WEW_v2.0, whole genome shotgun sequence:
- the LOC119330621 gene encoding uncharacterized protein LOC119330621, with product MPASTMQSEPDHVRETPITCSTLGLYPVANAIQINKVPLPEFAVSPTRYAAFSISTFMAAVSASLDSELALATPTMCSTECPGEENSETRTTPTSTAAPPASSTSAIPAMCEVSIEVNSMALMDITSSSPILTKVTTTQALSPTKCSTEGLNGETSVACLKYLVSSHHQLQQDVWLTEFKTELRKSREELLAARKEMNSVSLLTIRFLFQCVPGYGLLTLSWDPGQHAIDSAAIFCDRGTVSIHQSYE from the exons ATGCCTGCGTCCACCATGCAGAGCGAGCCAGACCATGTGCGTGAGACGCCCATCACCTGTTCGACGCTTGGCCTCTACCCCGTCGCCAACGCCATTCAGATCAACAAGGTGCCCCTACCTGAGTTTGCTGTGTCCCCAACACGATATGCAGCCTTCTCCATCTCCACCTTCATGGCTGCAGTGTCCGCCTCACTCGATTCAGAACTTGCTCTCGCCACGCCCACCATGTGTTCGACCGAGTGCCCTGGAGAAGAAAACAGTGAAACAAGGACCACGCCCACTTCTACAGCAGCGCCGCCGGCATCCTCGACCAGTGCTATTCCTGCTATGTGTGAGGTGAGCATAGAGGTCAATTCCATGGCTCTGATGGATATAACCAGTTCGTCTCCAATCCTCACAAAGGTCACAACCACCCAAGCATTGTCGCCTACCAAGTGTTCGACAGAAGGCCTGAACGGCGAGACCAGTGTGGCTTGTCTCAAGTATTTAGTCAGCTCACATCACCAGTTGCAGCAGGACGTGTGGCTCACCGAGTTCAAAACTGAATTGAGGAAGAGCCGTGAGGAATTGTTGGCAGCCAGGAAGGAGATGAACTCAGTATCCTTGCTCACAATCAGGTTCCTGTTTCAGTGTGTTCCAGGTTATGGGCTATTAACATTATCATGGGATCCTGGACAGCACGCAATTGATTCGGCTGCAATTTTTTGCGATCGAG GAACTGTTTCCATCCATCAATCATACGAATGA